The Panicum hallii strain FIL2 chromosome 9, PHallii_v3.1, whole genome shotgun sequence genome has a window encoding:
- the LOC112877656 gene encoding pentatricopeptide repeat-containing protein At5g04780, mitochondrial-like has translation MATMPPPPPWFPPPPPRAVFSPRCTALQNPSTHAQHCHLLDGAPQSQGHASPRHARARDLAAPFAREIGACVRARRWGAACEAFASMRAVGAAPDRFLLPQVLRACAGLGAPRLAAAAHALAAKGGAALAGDPVVGNAIVAMYAALGDVASARAAFASLPDRDVVAWTALIGAHADAGELDEAFGLFEQMQESGVRPDVISWNTLVSGFARNGDLGAALHLFDEMRLRGVEPGVNSWNCIISGCVQNALYDEAMGIFQEMCESKMPDSVTVASILPACTGLQALRIGKQLHSYVLRHGIKLNVYIGASLISMYSECGEFDYARVVFSSIEEEKNVTVWNELIQLYIREGRMDKAWEAFNLMQEDGLEPDIVTYNSFIAEYARAGQKEQAYELFSGMVGMGLKPNVVSMNALICGFYQHGLYTDALDAFRYMQCSGDGKAKSWKFLDNSSPIKPTGTTITGVLSLLTDLKLDRLGKEVHCYALKNGLTSNIFVSSKLVDLYGKTGDMTSAANVFQKIENKNVVTWNSLLAAYKHNRKPEVALKLFGEVLESNLHPNLVTVQIALLSCGMTMALGYGRELHSYITKCWSGGYPATLACALMDMYGKCGNIEDARLVFECTVPKDIAVWNTMMSCYLLHRMPRDVIDLFNCLEQSNIQPDPITFILLLSACKQEGLLEEAQSYFYNMEDVYGIKPTLKHYTCMVDIMGSAGLLVESLALIQKMPLEPDACLWSTVLRACKMHSNLEVGEKAAKALFELEPDNTSNYMVLSNIYADTGLWESTEAVRDAMTEQGLHVERQCSWLHNGTTVHAFEAGDLSHPAIDAILSTWKDLTIRMEQSGYSPRDIEPYCNVEVDPFSCHHTEKIAVCYGLISTNDNEPIRISKNFRMCMECHSSIKFISRDKNRQILVSDGCTYHHFRDGTCSCGDAW, from the coding sequence ATGGCgaccatgccgccgccgccgccctggttcccgccccctcccccgcgcgccgtCTTCTCCCCTCGCTGCACCGCCCTCCAGAACCCATCCACTCACGCGCAGCACTGCCACCTGCTCGACGGCGCGCCCCAGAGCCAGGGGCATGCGTcgccgcgccacgcgcgcgcgcgggaccTCGCCGCGCCCTTCGCGCGGGAGATCGGCGCCTGCGTCCGCGCGCGGCGGTGGGGCGCGGCGTGCGAGGCGTTCGCGTCCATGCGCGCCGTGGGGGCCGCGCCCGACAGGTTCCTCCTCCCGCAGGTGCTCCGCGCCTGCGCCGGGCTGGGCGCCCCCCGCCTcgcggccgccgcgcacgcgctcgccgccAAGGGCGGGGCCGCGCTCGCCGGGGACCCCGTCGTCGGGAACGCGATCGTCGCCATGTACGCGGCGCTGGGGGACGTGGCCTCCGCGCGCGCCGCGTTCGCGTCGCTGCCCGACCGCGACGTCGTGGCTTGGACCGCGCTCATAGGCGCGCACGCCGATGCCGGGGAGCTGGACGAGGCCTTCGGCCTGTTCGAACAGATGCAAGAGAGCGGCGTGCGGCCGGACGTGATTTCTTGGAACACGCTGGTGTCAGGATTTGCAAGAAATGGTGACCTCGGTGCTGCGCTGCATCTGTTTGACGAAATGCGGCTCAGAGGTGTCGAGCCGGGGGTCAATTCATGGAACTGCATCATCTCCGGTTGTGTGCAGAATGCACTGTATGACGAGGCTATGGGGATTTTTCAGGAGATGTGTGAGAGCAAGATGCCTGATTCGGTGACTGTGGCTAGTATTCTCCCTGCTTGCACTGGCTTGCAGGCACTAAGAATCGGAAAGCAACTGCATTCTTATGTTTTGCGGCATGGAATCAAGCTCAACGTTTACATTGGAGCATCCTTGATTAGCATGTACTCTGAATGCGGAGAATTTGATTATGCAAGAGTTGTATTTTCCTCCATTGAGGAAGAGAAGAATGTCACTGTCTGGAATGAGTTAATTCAATTGTATATCAGAGAGGGGAGGATGGACAAGGCGTGGGAAGCTTTTAACTTGATGCAGGAGGATGGATTGGAGCCTGACATTGTCACATATAACAGCTTCATTGCTGAATATGCTAGAGCAGGTCAGAAAGAACAAGCTTATGAATTGTTTTCAGGCATGGTTGGCATGGGCCTGAAGCCTAATGTGGTCTCAATGAATGCGTTAATATGTGGTTTTTACCAACATGGCCTTTACACTGATGCACTGGACGCTTTCAGATACATGCAGTGTTCTGGTGATGGGAAAGCAAAGTCATGGAAATTTCTTGATAATAGCAGCCCAATTAAACCAACAGGCACAACCATTACTGGTGTCCTCTCATTGTTAACAGACCTCAAGTTAGATCGTCTCGGGAAGGAAGTACACTGCTATGCTTTAAAGAATGGTTTGACATCAAACATCTTTGTTTCAAGCAAACTGGTTGACCTTTACGGTAAGACTGGTGATATGACATCTGCTGCTAACGTCTTCCAGAAAATTGAGAACAAGAATGTTGTCACATGGAACAGTCTGTTGGCAGCTTACAAGCATAACAGGAAGCCAGAAGTTGCATTGAAGCTGTTTGGTGAAGTGCTCGAGTCCAATTTGCATCCCAATTTGGTTACAGTACAGATAGCTCTTTTGTCGTGTGGTATGACAATGGCATTGGGATATGGCAGAGAACTGCACAGCTACATCACGAAATGCTGGTCTGGTGGCTACCCAGCTACTCTTGCATGTGCTTTGATGGATATGTATGGGAAATGTGGTAATATTGAGGATGCTAGATTGGTTTTCGAGTGCACTGTTCCAAAGGACATAGCAGTATGGAACACAATGATGAGCTGTTACTTGCTTCATAGGATGCCTAGGGATGTTATAGATTTGTTCAATTGTTTGGAACAATCTAACATTCAACCAGACCCcattacttttattttacttcttTCAGCTTGTAAACAAGAAGGCCTGTTGGAGGAAGCTCAGAGCTATTTCTACAATATGGAAGATGTATATGGCATAAAACCAACTTTAAAACACTATACTTGCATGGTTGACATCATGGGATCAGCTGGGCTACTGGTGGAGTCACTAGCACTTATCCAGAAGATGCCGCTTGAACCAGATGCATGCCTATGGTCTACTGTTCTTAGAGCTTGTAAGATGCATTCAAATCTAGAGGTTGGAGAGAAGGCAGCAAAAGCTCTTTTCGAGCTTGAACCAGATAATACATCAAACTACATGGTGCTTTCGAATATATATGCAGACACAGGCTTGTGGGAATCCACTGAGGCTGTGAGGGATGCCATGACAGAGCAAGGGTTACATGTTGAGAGACAATGCAGCTGGTTACACAATGGTACAACTGTGCATGCTTTCGAGGCTGGAGATCTGTCGCATCCCGCAATTGATGCAATTTTGAGTACATGGAAAGACTTAACTATCAGGATGGAGCAATCTGGGTACTCCCCTCGAGATATTGAGCCCTATTGCAATGTAGAAGTTGATCCATTCTCATGCCACCACACAGAGAAGATCGCTGTGTGTTATGGGCTCATTTCAACGAATGATAATGAACCAATACGCATCTCAAAGAATTTTAGAATGTGCATGGAGTGCCATTCATCGATCAAATTTATCTCAAGGGACAAGAACCGGCAAAtacttgtttcagatggttgcaCCTATCACCATTTTAGGGATGGAACTTGCAGCTGTGGAGATGCATGGTAA